One Nostoc sp. UHCC 0302 DNA window includes the following coding sequences:
- the psbZ gene encoding photosystem II reaction center protein PsbZ, whose translation MTIIFQFALLALVLLSFVLVVGVPVAYATPQNWGESKKLLWVGSGVWIGLVFLVGLLNFFVV comes from the coding sequence ATGACCATAATATTCCAATTCGCTTTATTAGCTCTAGTTCTGCTGTCTTTTGTTCTAGTTGTCGGCGTCCCTGTTGCTTACGCTACTCCCCAAAATTGGGGTGAATCTAAAAAACTGCTCTGGGTTGGTTCTGGCGTCTGGATTGGTTTAGTATTTTTAGTTGGTCTGTTAAACTTTTTTGTCGTCTAG
- the ribH gene encoding 6,7-dimethyl-8-ribityllumazine synthase produces MAVFEGSFTQTEPLRFAVVIGRFNDLVSVKLLEGCQDCLKRHGVDTNPNGSQVDYVWVPGSFEVPVVAHQLALSHRYDAVICLGAVIRGQTPHFDVVSSEVAKGVAAAGFQTGVPVIFGILTADTMQQALERAGIKSNHGWDYAMSALEMASLMRQLRSNLAEPYSRNTQSLPASFHSASIGNLVQEPEELG; encoded by the coding sequence ATGGCAGTTTTCGAGGGAAGTTTTACTCAAACAGAACCTTTGCGGTTTGCAGTGGTGATTGGTCGCTTCAATGACCTAGTTAGCGTTAAGCTCCTAGAGGGGTGTCAAGATTGCTTAAAACGTCACGGCGTAGATACTAACCCTAATGGTTCTCAAGTGGACTATGTTTGGGTTCCGGGAAGCTTTGAAGTTCCTGTGGTGGCTCACCAGTTGGCACTTTCTCATCGCTATGATGCTGTAATTTGCCTGGGTGCAGTCATTAGAGGGCAAACACCTCATTTTGATGTCGTCTCTTCTGAAGTAGCTAAGGGCGTTGCTGCTGCTGGTTTTCAGACAGGTGTACCCGTGATTTTTGGCATTTTGACAGCGGACACCATGCAACAAGCCTTAGAACGGGCAGGCATTAAAAGCAATCATGGCTGGGATTATGCCATGAGCGCTCTAGAAATGGCAAGCCTCATGCGGCAATTGCGTTCTAACTTGGCAGAGCCATATTCTCGTAATACCCAGTCTCTACCAGCATCTTTTCACAGTGCCAGTATAGGCAACCTAGTTCAGGAGCCAGAAGAACTAGGATAA
- a CDS encoding glutamate-5-semialdehyde dehydrogenase, with the protein MTVEVVFNDCPEPITIAQRAYQASLKLGITKGADRSRAVLAMAQALERSFDDILEANTLDLEASREMAVPELILDWLKLTPTRLETTVDILQRLGELSDPLRRVRNADYQLEDSQSYSQLMPLGVIGFIYEAFPDLGAIAAGFCIKTGNCIILKGSTEASHSNAVLAEVLQNAIAEVGLPPACLELVTAEHGASIRDLVTQDQYVNLVIPYGRTSLIQQVVRQSTCPVLKSAMGNCYLYWSLNASLEMVRGMIIDSHQSEPDPVNAIEKVLIHRQALPSSLAVLWNSLKEKGFEIKGDAELVEAFPQLHLAKDGEWGNPYLTRTVAFKLVDSLEGAIAWINQYSSGHADCIMTESYQESRQFALGVNSASTYINCSPRFSRNPSRGDSVFLGMSNQKGHRRGFISLETLTTVKHIVQGNGRF; encoded by the coding sequence ATGACTGTTGAAGTAGTTTTTAATGATTGCCCTGAACCAATTACTATTGCTCAACGCGCGTATCAAGCTTCCCTGAAGTTAGGGATCACAAAAGGCGCAGATCGGAGTCGTGCTGTGTTGGCGATGGCACAGGCATTGGAACGTTCATTTGATGACATTTTAGAAGCCAATACGTTGGATCTAGAAGCCAGTAGGGAAATGGCAGTGCCAGAGTTGATCTTAGACTGGCTTAAGCTGACTCCTACAAGGCTAGAGACAACGGTAGACATTCTCCAGCGGTTGGGGGAATTATCAGATCCGCTACGGCGAGTCAGAAACGCAGACTACCAACTAGAAGACTCTCAGAGTTATTCTCAGTTAATGCCCTTGGGAGTGATTGGATTTATTTATGAAGCATTCCCTGATTTAGGCGCGATCGCTGCGGGTTTTTGTATCAAAACAGGCAATTGTATAATTCTCAAAGGTAGTACCGAAGCCAGCCATTCTAACGCGGTGCTTGCAGAGGTACTGCAAAATGCTATTGCAGAAGTCGGTCTACCGCCAGCCTGTCTAGAGCTGGTAACAGCAGAACATGGCGCTTCCATTCGGGATTTAGTCACCCAAGACCAATATGTGAATTTAGTGATTCCTTATGGGCGTACCAGCCTCATACAGCAAGTAGTACGGCAGTCAACTTGCCCAGTTTTAAAATCAGCTATGGGCAACTGTTACCTCTACTGGTCACTGAATGCCAGCTTAGAAATGGTGCGCGGGATGATTATTGATAGCCATCAAAGCGAACCAGATCCGGTGAATGCGATTGAAAAGGTACTAATTCATCGCCAAGCTTTGCCATCATCCTTGGCGGTTTTGTGGAACAGCTTAAAAGAAAAAGGCTTTGAAATTAAAGGCGATGCCGAACTAGTAGAAGCTTTTCCCCAGTTACATCTAGCCAAGGACGGAGAGTGGGGAAACCCATATTTAACTAGGACAGTTGCTTTTAAACTGGTGGATAGCTTAGAGGGAGCGATCGCTTGGATTAATCAATACAGTAGTGGTCATGCTGACTGCATTATGACTGAATCTTATCAGGAAAGTCGGCAGTTTGCTCTAGGAGTTAACAGCGCCTCTACCTACATCAATTGTTCTCCGCGTTTTTCCCGTAACCCCTCGCGGGGAGATTCGGTATTTTTAGGAATGTCTAACCAAAAAGGTCATCGCCGAGGATTTATTAGTTTGGAAACTCTGACGACAGTTAAACACATTGTCCAGGGAAATGGAAGGTTTTAA
- a CDS encoding fatty acid desaturase produces the protein MQSNTINFNNPHGCEPSEEATKLPFTLQDLKAAIPAECFQPDVSKSLFYFFRDILIIGLLYLVAYHLDSWAFFPIFWLMQGTMFWALFVVGHDCGHQSFSKHKWLNDLIGHLSHTPILVPYHGWRISHRTHHKNTGNIDNDESWYPVTKSQYQEMDLAQKIGRYYVFLLAYPVYLFKRSPNKEGSHFLPSSSLFKPSEKWDVITSTVLCTCMVGLLGFLTYEWGWMWLLKYYAAPYIVFIIWLDLVTFLHHTEEDIPWYRGEDWTFLKGAISSIDRDYGLINHIHHDIGTHVAHHIFLNIPHYNLLKATKAIKPVMGEYFRKSEEPIWKSLWRSAISCHFVPDTGSKVYYTSNKIKS, from the coding sequence GTGCAATCAAATACCATAAATTTCAACAATCCTCATGGCTGTGAACCGTCTGAGGAAGCAACCAAGCTGCCTTTTACACTTCAGGATTTAAAAGCTGCAATCCCCGCTGAATGCTTTCAGCCTGATGTGAGCAAATCACTGTTTTACTTCTTTCGTGATATCCTGATCATTGGTCTGCTTTACTTAGTCGCTTATCATCTGGATTCTTGGGCTTTCTTTCCGATTTTCTGGTTAATGCAAGGAACAATGTTTTGGGCTTTGTTTGTAGTTGGACATGACTGCGGACACCAATCTTTTTCTAAGCATAAATGGCTCAATGATTTGATTGGTCATTTATCTCATACACCGATACTTGTGCCTTATCACGGTTGGCGTATTAGTCACAGAACCCACCACAAAAATACTGGCAATATCGATAATGATGAAAGCTGGTATCCTGTGACAAAATCACAGTATCAGGAAATGGATTTAGCACAAAAGATAGGTCGATATTATGTTTTCTTATTGGCTTATCCAGTGTATTTGTTTAAGCGTTCTCCTAATAAGGAAGGTTCGCATTTTTTACCTAGCAGCTCGCTTTTTAAACCCTCAGAAAAATGGGATGTCATTACCAGCACTGTACTCTGTACTTGTATGGTAGGTTTACTGGGTTTCCTCACCTATGAATGGGGTTGGATGTGGTTGCTGAAGTACTACGCTGCACCCTACATTGTGTTCATTATTTGGTTAGATTTGGTGACATTTCTGCATCACACTGAGGAAGATATTCCTTGGTATCGTGGAGAAGATTGGACTTTCTTAAAAGGTGCAATTTCTAGTATTGACCGCGACTATGGTTTGATCAATCATATCCATCACGATATCGGTACTCATGTTGCTCACCACATATTCCTCAACATTCCTCATTACAATTTGCTGAAGGCGACTAAGGCAATTAAACCTGTGATGGGTGAATACTTCCGCAAATCTGAAGAACCAATTTGGAAGTCGTTATGGCGTTCTGCCATCAGTTGTCATTTCGTCCCGGATACAGGGAGTAAGGTTTACTATACATCTAACAAAATCAAAAGTTAG
- a CDS encoding fatty acid desaturase, with translation MTTSIINSQKLSDDLGDSDLRLKDIIKSLPRECFQQNRRKAWTQALLSVFMVGLGYYSLTITPWFLLPLAWIFTGTALTGFFVIAHDCGHRSFAKRRWVNDLVGHFFMMPLIYPFHSWRIKHNYHHTHTNKLDEDNAWHPITPEVFESWNKTRQSAFELFMRKRFWWVGSIGHWAVVHFDWRNFKTKDQSSIKLSVAVVVLFAAIAFPILIATTGIWGFVKFWLVPWLVYHFWMSTFTIVHHTASDVPFVAANKWNEALAQLSGTIHCDYPRWVEVLCHDINVHVPHHISTAIPSYNLRLAYSSIKENWEPYLHNECQFSWPLMKQIVDQCQLYTTDVGYKTFNEYYTNR, from the coding sequence ATGACTACATCAATAATTAACAGCCAGAAACTAAGTGATGACCTTGGTGATTCCGATCTAAGGCTAAAAGATATTATCAAAAGTTTGCCACGGGAATGTTTTCAGCAGAACCGCCGCAAAGCTTGGACACAAGCGCTGCTCAGTGTTTTTATGGTTGGGTTGGGTTACTATAGCTTGACAATTACACCCTGGTTTCTCTTGCCCCTGGCTTGGATTTTTACAGGTACTGCTTTAACAGGTTTTTTTGTCATTGCTCATGATTGTGGTCATCGTTCATTTGCCAAACGGCGTTGGGTAAATGATTTAGTGGGGCATTTCTTCATGATGCCGTTAATTTACCCATTTCACAGTTGGCGGATTAAGCATAATTATCACCATACTCATACCAATAAGCTGGATGAGGACAATGCTTGGCATCCAATCACACCAGAAGTTTTTGAAAGTTGGAATAAAACTCGCCAGTCCGCTTTTGAGTTATTCATGCGTAAACGCTTTTGGTGGGTGGGTTCAATTGGACATTGGGCAGTTGTGCATTTTGATTGGCGGAATTTCAAAACTAAAGACCAGTCAAGCATCAAGCTTTCTGTGGCTGTGGTAGTGTTGTTTGCAGCGATCGCATTCCCGATCCTCATCGCTACAACAGGTATCTGGGGATTTGTCAAGTTTTGGCTAGTACCCTGGTTGGTTTACCATTTCTGGATGAGTACTTTTACTATTGTTCACCATACTGCTTCAGATGTTCCTTTTGTAGCAGCGAACAAGTGGAATGAGGCTCTAGCTCAGCTATCTGGCACAATTCATTGCGATTATCCGCGTTGGGTAGAAGTCCTTTGCCACGATATCAATGTCCACGTTCCGCATCACATTTCTACTGCCATCCCCTCTTATAATTTGCGGCTAGCTTACAGTAGCATCAAAGAAAATTGGGAGCCTTATCTGCATAATGAATGTCAGTTCTCTTGGCCTTTAATGAAGCAAATTGTAGACCAATGTCAACTGTATACAACTGATGTTGGCTATAAGACTTTCAACGAATATTACACAAATCGATAA
- a CDS encoding acyl-CoA desaturase, with protein sequence MTIATSTKPQINWVNTLFFIGLHIGALFAFVPGNFSWTAVGVGLLLYWVTGGLGVTLGFHRLVTHRSFQTPKWLEYLLVFFGTLSCQGGPIEWIGTHRIHHLHSDTDPDPHDSNKGFWWSHMGWLIHYCPAHADVPRFTKDIAEDPVYQFLEKYFILIQVALGVLLLLLGGWPFVIWGIFVRIVWVYHCTWLVNSATHKFGYQSHDSGDRSTNCWWVAVLVFGEGWHNNHHAFQYSARHGLQWWEIDFTWMTIQLLQVLGLATNVKLAPIKQ encoded by the coding sequence ATGACAATTGCTACCTCAACTAAACCTCAAATTAACTGGGTTAATACCCTGTTTTTCATTGGACTGCACATCGGCGCTTTATTTGCCTTTGTTCCTGGTAACTTTAGCTGGACAGCAGTTGGTGTGGGTTTATTGCTGTATTGGGTGACCGGTGGTTTAGGCGTTACTCTGGGATTTCATCGCCTTGTCACCCACCGCAGTTTTCAAACTCCCAAGTGGCTAGAGTATCTCCTGGTTTTCTTTGGGACACTCTCCTGTCAAGGAGGCCCAATTGAGTGGATAGGAACACATCGCATTCATCATTTACATTCTGATACTGATCCCGATCCCCATGATTCTAATAAAGGCTTCTGGTGGAGCCACATGGGTTGGCTGATTCATTATTGCCCCGCTCACGCTGACGTTCCTCGTTTCACCAAAGATATTGCCGAAGACCCAGTTTATCAGTTTTTAGAAAAATATTTCATTTTGATTCAGGTTGCTCTGGGTGTATTACTTCTGCTATTGGGTGGCTGGCCTTTCGTTATTTGGGGAATTTTTGTTCGGATTGTCTGGGTTTACCACTGCACTTGGTTGGTAAACAGCGCTACTCATAAGTTTGGCTATCAAAGCCATGATTCTGGTGATAGATCGACTAATTGCTGGTGGGTAGCCGTACTAGTATTCGGCGAAGGCTGGCATAATAACCACCATGCTTTTCAATACTCAGCTCGTCATGGGCTGCAATGGTGGGAAATCGATTTTACCTGGATGACTATTCAGTTGCTGCAAGTACTTGGTCTAGCTACTAATGTGAAACTAGCGCCAATAAAGCAGTAA
- a CDS encoding methionine gamma-lyase family protein, with translation MNSLEQLRQAEQALLEIFSKIDTQVKHNLKRVLDAFRNHRVGAHHFAGVSGYGHDDLGRETLDKVFAEVMGAEAAAVRVQFVSGTHAIACALFGVLRPGDEMLAVVGSPYDTLEEVIGLRGKGQGSLIEFGINYRQLELTPEGSVNWKTLSDAVLDKTRLVLIQRSCGYSWRPSLSIADIQKIVHLVKQQNPNTICFVDNCYGEFIETREPSNVGADLIAGSLIKNPGGTIVNAGGYVAGRADLVEAAACRLTAPGIGSYGGATFDQNRLLFQGLFLAPQMVGEAMKGTYLTGYVFDKLGYPVNPPPLAPRGDVIQAIKLGSAKKLLAFCKAIQQNSPIGSYLDPIPDEMPGYESQVVMAGGTFIEGSTLEFSADGPLREPYVVYCQGGTHWTHVAIALEAAIKAVGPA, from the coding sequence ATGAACAGCTTGGAACAGCTGCGGCAAGCAGAGCAGGCACTATTAGAAATTTTTTCTAAAATTGACACTCAGGTCAAGCATAATCTGAAACGAGTGTTGGATGCTTTTCGTAATCACCGTGTAGGCGCACACCATTTTGCTGGTGTATCTGGTTACGGACATGATGATTTAGGACGAGAAACTTTAGATAAAGTTTTTGCCGAAGTGATGGGTGCTGAAGCTGCGGCTGTGCGGGTGCAGTTTGTTTCGGGAACTCATGCGATCGCTTGTGCTTTATTTGGTGTACTCCGTCCTGGAGATGAGATGTTAGCAGTGGTCGGTTCTCCCTACGATACGCTCGAAGAAGTCATTGGTTTACGGGGAAAAGGTCAAGGCTCCCTTATAGAGTTTGGCATAAATTACCGTCAATTAGAGCTAACCCCAGAAGGAAGCGTAAATTGGAAAACTTTAAGCGATGCAGTGCTTGACAAAACTCGTTTAGTTTTAATTCAACGTTCTTGTGGCTATTCTTGGCGTCCCAGTTTATCAATTGCCGATATTCAAAAGATTGTTCATCTAGTTAAACAGCAAAACCCCAACACGATTTGTTTTGTAGATAACTGCTACGGTGAATTTATCGAAACCAGAGAACCTTCTAATGTAGGCGCTGACTTGATAGCGGGGTCATTGATTAAAAATCCTGGTGGTACGATTGTCAATGCTGGTGGTTATGTCGCTGGTCGTGCTGATTTAGTAGAAGCTGCCGCCTGTCGCCTGACTGCTCCCGGTATTGGTAGCTATGGTGGTGCTACTTTTGACCAAAATCGCCTCTTATTCCAAGGTTTATTTTTGGCTCCACAGATGGTAGGAGAGGCGATGAAGGGGACTTATCTTACTGGTTATGTATTTGACAAGCTTGGTTATCCAGTCAATCCTCCACCCCTAGCTCCTCGTGGGGATGTGATTCAGGCAATTAAACTCGGTTCTGCTAAGAAATTACTTGCGTTCTGTAAAGCGATACAACAGAATTCTCCCATCGGTTCTTATCTTGACCCTATTCCAGATGAAATGCCGGGGTATGAGAGCCAAGTAGTCATGGCTGGGGGGACATTTATTGAAGGTAGTACTTTGGAATTTTCGGCAGATGGGCCTTTGCGTGAGCCTTATGTAGTTTATTGCCAAGGGGGAACTCATTGGACTCATGTGGCGATCGCTTTGGAGGCAGCGATCAAAGCAGTAGGCCCAGCTTAG
- a CDS encoding GxxExxY protein has translation MIENEVSGVVVDVAYKIHTTLGPGLLESVYETVMDFELRRQKLRVRRQVIIPVVYEGVNLDEGFRADLIVEDQVIVELKSVEAVHPVHKKQLLTYLRLADKRVGLLINFNVSLIKDGISRVVNNL, from the coding sequence ATGATTGAGAATGAGGTTTCGGGTGTAGTTGTGGATGTTGCTTACAAGATTCACACGACTTTAGGGCCTGGTTTATTGGAATCAGTTTATGAAACAGTTATGGATTTTGAGTTACGGAGGCAAAAGTTAAGAGTTAGAAGACAGGTAATAATTCCGGTGGTTTATGAAGGTGTAAATTTGGATGAAGGCTTTCGGGCTGATTTGATAGTCGAAGATCAGGTAATTGTCGAACTTAAATCAGTCGAAGCTGTTCATCCAGTACACAAAAAACAGCTATTAACCTACCTGCGCCTTGCTGATAAACGAGTTGGATTACTGATCAACTTTAACGTCTCATTAATCAAAGACGGTATCTCTCGCGTAGTCAACAATCTCTAA
- a CDS encoding Coenzyme F420 hydrogenase/dehydrogenase, beta subunit C-terminal domain, with protein MTSVSPHKKAKALKPTSRRPAKELCSECGLCDTYYIHYVKEACAFINQQIGELEEEAHTRSRHLDNPDELYFGVHQDMMAARKQQPIEGAQWTGIVSSIAIEMLNRGLVEGVVCVQNTKEDRFQPMPIIARTPEEILAARVNKPTLSPNLSVLEQIEQSGMKRLLVIGVGCQIQALRSVEKQLGLEKLYVLGTPCVDNVNRAGLQKFLETTSRSPDTVVHYEFMQDFRVHFKHEDGSTETVPFFGLKTNQLKDVFAPSCMSCFDYVNSLADLVVGYMGAPFGWQWIVVRNDTGKEMLDLVKDQLDTQPVMSKGNRKEAVQQSIPAYDKGVTLPMWAAKLMGVVIERVGPKGLEYARFSIDSHFTRNYLYVKRNHPEKLEAHVPEYAKRIVGQYKLPK; from the coding sequence ATGACTTCTGTTTCTCCTCACAAAAAAGCTAAAGCTTTAAAACCTACTAGCCGCCGCCCTGCGAAAGAACTCTGTAGTGAGTGCGGGCTGTGCGATACATACTATATTCACTATGTCAAGGAAGCCTGCGCTTTTATCAATCAGCAAATAGGCGAACTAGAAGAAGAAGCGCACACGCGATCGCGTCATCTCGACAACCCCGATGAACTGTACTTTGGTGTTCATCAAGATATGATGGCGGCGCGAAAACAGCAGCCCATAGAAGGCGCACAATGGACTGGTATTGTTAGCAGTATTGCTATTGAAATGCTCAATCGTGGCTTAGTTGAAGGTGTTGTGTGCGTGCAGAACACCAAAGAAGACCGCTTTCAGCCCATGCCTATCATTGCTCGTACTCCAGAAGAAATACTAGCAGCGCGGGTAAATAAACCAACACTTTCGCCTAACCTTTCTGTATTGGAACAGATAGAACAATCGGGAATGAAGCGGCTATTGGTAATTGGTGTTGGTTGCCAAATCCAAGCACTACGATCTGTAGAAAAACAACTGGGTTTAGAAAAGCTGTATGTTTTGGGTACGCCGTGTGTAGATAATGTCAACCGCGCTGGGCTGCAAAAATTCTTAGAAACTACCAGCCGATCGCCTGATACAGTTGTACATTACGAATTCATGCAAGACTTCCGGGTTCACTTCAAACATGAGGATGGTTCAACAGAAACCGTGCCTTTCTTTGGCTTGAAGACAAATCAACTCAAAGATGTCTTTGCTCCTTCTTGTATGAGTTGCTTTGATTACGTCAACTCTCTAGCAGATTTAGTTGTCGGCTACATGGGCGCACCCTTCGGCTGGCAGTGGATTGTAGTCAGAAATGATACAGGCAAGGAAATGCTGGACTTGGTAAAAGACCAATTAGACACTCAACCAGTGATGTCTAAGGGAAATAGGAAGGAAGCAGTACAGCAAAGCATTCCTGCTTATGATAAAGGCGTTACTCTGCCGATGTGGGCAGCAAAACTGATGGGTGTGGTGATTGAAAGAGTTGGGCCGAAGGGTTTGGAATATGCCCGTTTTTCGATTGATTCTCACTTTACCCGTAATTATTTGTATGTGAAGCGGAATCATCCAGAGAAGTTGGAGGCGCACGTACCGGAGTATGCTAAGCGGATTGTGGGGCAGTATAAGTTACCTAAGTGA
- a CDS encoding glycoside hydrolase 100 family protein produces MQLNGIKTSKEIEEIEVQEAWQALEKTIIYYQGRPVGTVAAYDLSVEALNYDQCFVRDFVSSALIFLIKGRTDIVRNFLVETLKLQPKERALDAYKPGRGLIPASFKVISTNGEEYLEADFGEHAIARVTPVDSCLWWIILLRAYVVATKDYSLAYQPEFQHGIRLIMEICLANRFDMYPTLLVPDGACMIDRRMGIYGHPLELQVLFYMALRAARELLICQGNQDVVVAIDNRLPLLCGHIRQHYWIDINRLNAIYRFKSEEYGKAAVNLFNIYVDSLPYYELDKWLPRKGGYLAGNVGPSQLDTRFFALGNLMAIVSDLATEQQSQAIMTLIEKRWEDLVGDMPMKICFPALEDEEYRIVTGCDPKNIPWSYHNAGSWPVLMWMLAAAALKTNKASLAQKAIEIAQPRICEDEWPEYYDGKKGRLIGKQARKYQTWTITGFLLAKELMANPSYLPLVTFEELPPESVSRACEFEIASVDPSMPR; encoded by the coding sequence ATGCAACTAAACGGAATAAAAACCAGTAAAGAAATAGAAGAAATAGAAGTACAAGAAGCGTGGCAAGCCCTAGAAAAGACAATTATTTATTATCAAGGACGCCCCGTTGGTACGGTAGCTGCCTATGATTTATCAGTAGAGGCGCTCAATTATGATCAGTGCTTTGTTCGAGATTTTGTCTCTTCAGCTTTAATTTTTCTGATCAAAGGTAGAACAGATATTGTTCGCAATTTCCTAGTAGAAACGTTAAAGTTACAGCCGAAAGAAAGAGCATTAGACGCATATAAGCCGGGACGAGGGTTAATACCAGCTAGCTTCAAAGTTATATCTACAAATGGGGAAGAATATTTAGAGGCAGACTTTGGTGAACACGCGATCGCCAGAGTAACACCAGTTGATTCCTGTCTTTGGTGGATTATTTTGTTGCGTGCTTATGTCGTTGCCACAAAAGATTATTCTCTTGCCTATCAACCTGAATTCCAACATGGTATCAGGTTAATCATGGAAATCTGCTTGGCCAATCGCTTCGATATGTACCCAACGCTTTTGGTTCCAGATGGTGCTTGTATGATTGACCGTCGGATGGGTATATATGGGCATCCTCTAGAGCTTCAAGTTCTATTTTATATGGCCTTGCGTGCAGCTCGTGAACTACTAATTTGTCAAGGAAATCAAGATGTTGTTGTAGCCATTGATAATCGGTTACCTCTTTTATGCGGTCATATTCGCCAGCATTATTGGATAGATATTAATCGCTTAAATGCAATTTATCGCTTCAAAAGCGAAGAATATGGCAAGGCTGCTGTCAATTTATTCAATATATATGTAGATTCTCTTCCCTATTATGAATTAGACAAATGGCTACCACGAAAAGGTGGTTATCTAGCAGGTAATGTTGGGCCATCCCAGCTAGATACTCGCTTTTTTGCACTGGGGAACTTGATGGCGATCGTCTCCGATCTTGCTACCGAACAGCAGTCACAAGCAATCATGACTCTCATTGAAAAACGATGGGAAGATTTAGTGGGAGATATGCCCATGAAAATCTGTTTCCCGGCTTTGGAAGATGAGGAATATAGAATTGTTACTGGGTGTGACCCCAAAAATATACCCTGGTCGTATCATAACGCTGGTAGTTGGCCAGTCTTAATGTGGATGTTGGCAGCGGCGGCTTTAAAAACAAACAAAGCAAGTCTGGCTCAAAAAGCTATTGAAATTGCTCAACCACGTATCTGTGAAGATGAATGGCCAGAGTATTACGACGGTAAAAAGGGGCGACTGATTGGTAAACAAGCCAGAAAATATCAAACTTGGACAATTACAGGCTTCTTATTAGCAAAAGAACTGATGGCAAACCCCAGTTATTTACCATTAGTGACTTTTGAGGAGTTACCACCAGAATCAGTTTCTAGAGCTTGTGAGTTTGAAATTGCTAGTGTAGACCCGTCTATGCCTCGATAG
- a CDS encoding 16S rRNA (cytosine(967)-C(5))-methyltransferase yields the protein MINPRQLAFIALRDVHKGAYADVALDRVLQKVNLPDNNRRLVTELIYGSVRRQRTLDTLIDQLAQKKSHQQPKDLRTVLHLGLYQLRYQERIPASAAVNTAVQLAKENGFAGLTGFVNGLLRQYIRLAEERGGDPLQLPENPVERLGIVHSFPDWIIQVWLEQLGFAQTEQLCEWMNQSPTIDLRINPLRTSIESVEAAFQSTGILVKRVDHLPQALRLIGSTGPIQNLPGFNEGWWTIQDSSAQLVSHLLDPQPGEVIIDACAAPGGKTTHIAELMQDKGKILACDRTPSRLRKLQQNSQRLNLHSIQIYTGDSRDFTQFQNTADRVLLDAPCSGLGTMHRHADARWRQTPESVQELSLLQQELLSHTSNFVKKNGVLVYATCTLHPAENEEVILAFLANHPHWQIESPRSIDLIDSAYTTPEGWLKVWPHQQDMDGFFMVRLRKTNDSE from the coding sequence ATGATAAACCCCCGTCAACTAGCTTTTATTGCCCTACGAGATGTTCATAAGGGGGCTTATGCTGATGTTGCCCTAGACAGAGTGTTGCAAAAAGTTAATTTACCAGATAATAATCGCCGTTTGGTGACAGAATTAATTTATGGCAGTGTCAGAAGGCAGCGCACCCTAGATACCCTCATTGACCAACTCGCCCAAAAAAAATCTCATCAACAACCGAAAGACCTTCGTACTGTCTTACATCTAGGTTTATATCAACTGCGCTACCAAGAGCGTATTCCTGCATCGGCTGCTGTCAATACCGCCGTTCAATTAGCTAAAGAAAACGGCTTTGCTGGACTCACGGGATTTGTTAATGGTCTGTTACGGCAGTACATCCGTCTTGCAGAAGAGAGGGGGGGAGATCCGTTACAACTTCCAGAAAACCCCGTGGAACGGCTGGGCATTGTACACAGCTTCCCTGACTGGATTATTCAAGTATGGTTAGAACAACTGGGTTTTGCCCAGACAGAACAACTGTGTGAATGGATGAACCAATCACCAACAATTGACCTGCGAATCAACCCGCTTCGTACTTCAATAGAGTCAGTTGAGGCGGCGTTCCAATCTACTGGTATTTTAGTGAAGCGTGTTGACCACTTGCCTCAAGCTTTACGATTGATTGGTAGCACTGGCCCAATTCAAAATCTACCTGGTTTTAATGAAGGTTGGTGGACTATTCAAGACAGTAGCGCTCAACTGGTAAGTCATTTGCTCGACCCTCAACCAGGTGAAGTGATAATTGATGCCTGTGCTGCACCAGGAGGTAAAACAACCCACATTGCTGAGTTGATGCAGGATAAAGGGAAGATTTTGGCTTGCGATCGCACTCCCTCTCGTCTTCGCAAACTCCAACAAAATTCTCAACGGCTAAATTTGCACTCTATTCAAATCTACACTGGCGACAGCCGCGACTTCACTCAATTTCAAAATACCGCAGACCGTGTATTACTTGATGCTCCCTGTTCTGGTTTAGGAACCATGCACCGTCACGCTGATGCTCGTTGGCGTCAGACACCAGAATCTGTACAGGAACTTTCCTTGCTACAACAAGAATTGCTATCACATACTTCTAATTTCGTCAAGAAAAACGGTGTATTAGTTTATGCCACCTGTACATTGCATCCAGCAGAAAATGAAGAAGTGATTTTGGCATTTTTAGCTAACCATCCTCATTGGCAAATTGAGTCTCCCCGCAGCATTGATTTGATTGACTCAGCTTATACCACGCCAGAAGGCTGGCTTAAAGTTTGGCCTCATCAGCAGGACATGGATGGCTTTTTTATGGTGCGCTTAAGAAAAACCAATGATTCCGAGTGA